Proteins co-encoded in one Vidua chalybeata isolate OUT-0048 chromosome 18, bVidCha1 merged haplotype, whole genome shotgun sequence genomic window:
- the HSPB8 gene encoding heat shock protein beta-8: protein MADSQMPFSCHYPGRRSLRDPFREPGLTSRLLDDDFGLSPFPGDLTADWPDWARPRLTTTWPGPLRAGLGRSPPMAPAYGAHFGGYPESRSPAPFPREPWKVCVNVHSFKPEELTVKTKDGYVEVSGKHEEQQVEGGIVSKNFTKKIQLPYEVDPITVFASLSPEGLLIIEAPQIPPYQQYGEGSSGSEIPVESQEATCT from the exons ATGGCCGATAGCCAGATGCCCTTCTCCTGCCATTATCCCGGCAGGCGCAGCCTCCGCGACCCTTTCCGGGAGCCCGGCCTGACCTCGCGCCTGCTGGACGATGACTTCGGCTTGTCGCCCTTCCCCGGGGATCTGACGGCGGACTGGCCCGACTGGGCTCGGCCCCGGCTCACCACCACCTGGCCGGGCCCCCTGCGCGCCGGCCTCGGCCGCTCCCCCCCCATGGCCCCCGCCTACGGCGCCCACTTCGGGGGGTACCCCGAGAGCCGCAGCCCCGCGCCCTTCCCCCGCGAGCCCTGGAAGGTGTGTGTCAACGTGCACAGCTTCAAACCCGAGGAGCTGACGGTCAAAACCAAGGATGGCTACGTCGAGGTGTCAG GCAAACACGAGGAGCAGCAGGTGGAAGGAGGGATCGTCTCCAAGAACTTCACCAAGAAAATCCA gCTGCCCTACGAGGTGGATCCCATCACGGTGTTCGCCTCCTTGTCCCCGGAGGGGCTGCTGATCATCGAGGCGCCCCAGATCCCCCCCTACCAGCAGTACGGCGAGGGCAGCAGCGGCAGCGAGATCCCCGTCGAGAGCCAGGAGGCCACCTGCACCTGA